In a single window of the Methylococcus sp. Mc7 genome:
- a CDS encoding DUF29 domain-containing protein, which yields MSANLYDTDHAAWLHQQAELLKAGRLSDMDTAHLIEELEAEIANYERILYRHFRVLLNHMLKWKYVSDNRPRGWRTVIDLQRDDLADILRDNPSLESVVAAAIEKAYPDAVELAADETARLEDMFPASCEWEQAEILNPDFWPD from the coding sequence ATGAGCGCAAATCTTTACGACACCGACCACGCCGCCTGGCTGCATCAGCAGGCCGAGTTGCTGAAAGCAGGCCGGTTGAGCGACATGGACACAGCGCATCTGATCGAGGAACTCGAAGCCGAGATAGCCAATTATGAAAGGATTCTGTACCGGCATTTCCGGGTGCTGCTCAACCACATGCTGAAATGGAAATACGTGTCTGATAACAGGCCCCGAGGCTGGCGCACGGTGATAGATTTGCAACGCGACGATCTTGCCGACATCCTGAGGGATAACCCCAGTTTGGAATCCGTCGTAGCAGCCGCAATTGAGAAGGCTTACCCCGACGCCGTGGAACTCGCGGCGGACGAAACCGCCAGGCTGGAAGATATGTTCCCGGCCTCCTGCGAATGGGAACAGGCGGAAATCCTGAATCCGGACTTCTGGCCGGATTGA
- a CDS encoding response regulator: MQAPTTRILIVDDDVEIRNLLGGYLSRFGMEAVGVHDGAEMKKALADSPFDLVVLDLMLPGEDGLSLCRSLRAESDIPVIMLTARGDPMDRVVGLELGADDYVAKPFEPRELVARIQTILRRARHERETESPEASDIAVEFEGWRLHRVLRQLTSPEGMVVPLSNAEFRLLSVFIERPNRILTRDQLLDYARGRAMEVFDRSIDLLVSRLRQKLQDDPKNPKLIKTIRGEGYFFSAQVSKCGA; this comes from the coding sequence ATGCAGGCACCGACCACACGTATTCTGATCGTGGATGACGACGTCGAGATACGGAATCTGCTCGGCGGATACCTCTCGCGCTTCGGCATGGAAGCCGTCGGTGTCCACGATGGCGCGGAGATGAAAAAAGCGCTTGCGGACAGCCCGTTCGACCTCGTCGTACTGGACCTGATGCTCCCCGGCGAAGACGGCCTGAGCCTGTGCCGGTCGCTGCGCGCCGAGAGCGATATCCCGGTCATCATGCTCACGGCCAGGGGCGATCCCATGGACCGCGTGGTCGGCCTGGAACTCGGCGCCGACGACTACGTGGCCAAACCGTTCGAGCCGCGCGAACTGGTGGCTCGCATCCAGACCATCCTCCGACGCGCCCGCCACGAACGTGAAACGGAAAGCCCCGAAGCCTCCGACATCGCCGTGGAATTCGAAGGCTGGCGGCTGCACCGGGTGCTCCGGCAACTGACCTCGCCCGAAGGCATGGTCGTTCCCCTTTCCAACGCCGAATTCCGCCTGCTGAGCGTGTTCATCGAGCGCCCGAACCGCATCCTGACCCGCGACCAGTTGCTCGACTATGCCCGCGGCCGGGCCATGGAGGTCTTCGACCGCAGCATCGACCTGCTGGTGTCCCGGCTGCGCCAGAAACTGCAGGACGACCCCAAGAATCCCAAGCTCATCAAGACCATCCGCGGCGAAGGCTATTTCTTCAGCGCCCAGGTAAGCAAATGCGGCGCCTGA
- a CDS encoding BrnA antitoxin family protein — MNAKQPVTPTEWHDPDDAPELTDEFFEQADEFVGEKLVRRGRPRAENRKVALTVRYDADIVAAFRATGQGWQSRMNAALRDWLKTHSPA, encoded by the coding sequence ATGAACGCGAAACAACCCGTTACGCCCACCGAGTGGCATGATCCGGACGACGCCCCGGAACTCACGGACGAATTCTTCGAGCAAGCCGACGAATTTGTCGGCGAAAAACTGGTGCGCCGGGGGCGCCCCAGGGCGGAAAACCGCAAGGTCGCCCTGACGGTACGCTACGACGCCGACATCGTTGCCGCCTTTCGCGCCACCGGCCAGGGTTGGCAATCGCGCATGAACGCCGCCTTGCGCGATTGGCTCAAGACCCATTCCCCGGCATAA
- a CDS encoding type II toxin-antitoxin system RelE/ParE family toxin translates to MAGKPPPYEVLLTQGAEQDLEAIHDYIAEFDCAANAGYVLDRLLEVVEDLAQFPERGGYPKELVSLGIKEYRQTTFKPYRVIYRIMGHQIIIYLISDGRRDMQSVLARRLLGA, encoded by the coding sequence ATGGCGGGCAAGCCGCCCCCATACGAAGTCCTGCTCACCCAAGGCGCGGAACAAGACCTGGAAGCCATTCACGACTACATTGCCGAGTTCGACTGCGCGGCGAATGCCGGCTACGTTCTCGACCGGCTGCTGGAGGTTGTGGAGGACTTGGCGCAGTTCCCCGAACGCGGCGGCTACCCGAAGGAGCTGGTGTCGCTGGGTATCAAGGAATATCGGCAAACCACGTTCAAGCCCTACCGGGTGATCTATCGGATCATGGGTCACCAGATCATTATTTACCTGATCTCCGATGGCCGCCGGGACATGCAGTCGGTGCTGGCGCGTAGACTGCTCGGCGCTTGA
- a CDS encoding type II toxin-antitoxin system Phd/YefM family antitoxin, producing the protein MRYSSQVKPISYLKANAAEVLAHLAERREPLVITQNGEAKAVLQDVVTFEETQETLALLKILALGNREVQAGSVRTVADVVARLRAERASA; encoded by the coding sequence ATGCGCTACTCATCCCAAGTCAAACCCATCAGCTATCTCAAGGCCAACGCCGCCGAGGTGCTGGCGCATCTTGCCGAACGGCGGGAGCCCTTGGTCATCACCCAGAACGGGGAAGCCAAGGCCGTCTTGCAGGATGTGGTTACGTTCGAGGAGACCCAGGAAACGCTGGCTCTGCTGAAGATCCTCGCGCTGGGAAACCGGGAGGTGCAAGCCGGTAGCGTCAGGACTGTCGCCGACGTCGTGGCCCGTCTGCGCGCCGAGCGCGCAAGCGCTTGA
- a CDS encoding DUF6516 family protein — MFSPRSRLWCNRPHESRGTVSYQGGLRGEGFVEIVIWRVPSPVPPSQHPYKYRLVYVVDGERRVGYDNERGKGDHKHIGNQEAPYRFVNPQQLMADFIADIEGVEQ; from the coding sequence GTGTTTTCGCCCCGCTCCCGCTTATGGTGTAATAGACCCCATGAAAGCCGTGGAACTGTTTCGTACCAAGGAGGCTTACGCGGCGAGGGGTTCGTCGAGATCGTGATTTGGAGGGTTCCGTCTCCTGTGCCTCCGTCGCAGCATCCTTACAAGTACCGGCTGGTTTACGTTGTGGATGGCGAGCGGAGAGTGGGTTATGACAATGAACGAGGCAAGGGCGATCACAAACATATCGGTAACCAAGAGGCACCGTATCGCTTCGTCAATCCCCAACAATTGATGGCTGATTTCATAGCCGATATAGAAGGTGTCGAACAATGA
- a CDS encoding response regulator transcription factor, with product MKPKITVMLVDDHAVVRAGYRLLLSGTQNIEVVGEAERGEEACQLYADTRPDVIVMDLSLPGIGGLASIRRIRTRDASARILVFSIHDELIYVVRALEAGARGYITKSCAPEILVDAVARIASGESFLEPEIAQRLAMQTLGGAEAATALNTLSAREFDVFLLLAKGYTTREVAEELRLGYKTVANYSTLIKSKLGVNTTAEMARLAYQNGIFKT from the coding sequence ATGAAACCCAAGATTACCGTGATGCTGGTGGATGACCACGCCGTGGTCCGCGCGGGCTACCGCCTGCTGCTGTCCGGCACCCAGAACATCGAAGTCGTCGGCGAGGCCGAGCGGGGGGAGGAGGCCTGCCAGCTCTACGCCGACACCCGCCCGGACGTGATCGTCATGGACCTTTCGCTGCCCGGCATCGGCGGATTGGCCTCGATCCGCCGCATCCGCACCCGCGACGCCTCGGCCCGTATCCTGGTGTTCAGCATCCACGACGAGCTCATCTACGTGGTGCGCGCGCTGGAGGCCGGCGCCAGGGGCTACATCACCAAGAGCTGCGCGCCGGAAATCCTGGTCGACGCGGTGGCCAGGATCGCCTCAGGCGAATCGTTCCTGGAACCGGAGATCGCCCAGCGCCTGGCGATGCAGACTCTGGGCGGCGCCGAGGCGGCCACCGCTTTGAACACGCTCTCGGCCCGCGAGTTCGACGTCTTCCTGCTGCTAGCCAAGGGCTACACCACCCGGGAGGTCGCAGAAGAACTGCGGCTCGGCTATAAAACCGTCGCCAATTACAGTACCCTCATCAAGAGCAAGCTGGGCGTGAACACCACCGCCGAAATGGCCCGCCTCGCCTACCAGAACGGGATATTCAAGACCTGA
- a CDS encoding BrnT family toxin, producing the protein MLIEFDPEKRNKTLAERGVDFADAAEIFAGRHFTLEDAREDYGESRFITVGILKGRMVVLVWTPRGEARRIISLRKANERETTRYAHRVA; encoded by the coding sequence ATGTTGATCGAATTCGATCCCGAAAAACGCAACAAGACCCTCGCCGAACGCGGCGTGGATTTCGCAGATGCCGCTGAAATATTTGCCGGACGCCACTTTACCCTGGAAGACGCCCGCGAAGATTATGGCGAATCACGCTTCATCACAGTCGGCATACTGAAAGGCCGAATGGTGGTTCTGGTCTGGACACCTCGCGGCGAGGCTCGCCGCATCATTTCCTTGAGGAAAGCCAATGAACGCGAAACAACCCGTTACGCCCACCGAGTGGCATGA
- a CDS encoding type II toxin-antitoxin system Phd/YefM family antitoxin, with product MSVHVSKSQFKARALEFFRQIELTGEPVVVTDHGQPKLEVRPYQPRASDPLDRLRGSVLRYDHPTAPVGEDDWEAGT from the coding sequence ATGAGCGTTCACGTATCCAAGTCCCAATTCAAGGCGAGAGCCTTGGAATTCTTCCGCCAAATCGAACTCACCGGCGAGCCGGTGGTGGTGACGGACCACGGCCAGCCCAAGCTGGAGGTGCGGCCCTACCAGCCCCGCGCCAGTGATCCGCTGGATAGGCTGCGCGGTTCCGTGTTGCGCTACGATCATCCGACCGCCCCGGTGGGCGAAGACGACTGGGAAGCCGGGACGTGA
- a CDS encoding type II toxin-antitoxin system VapC family toxin: MIVLDTHALLWWASGDRTQLSEAAAQAIADELNGGRIVVSSISACELAMLVAKDRLALSMDVEDWLSVVSQIEAVRFMAVDNDIAVKSIELPGEFHKDPADRIIVATARKLAVPLVTADDKIRSYPHVRTLW; the protein is encoded by the coding sequence GTGATCGTACTGGATACGCATGCGCTGCTTTGGTGGGCGTCCGGAGATCGGACGCAACTCTCGGAGGCGGCCGCTCAAGCGATCGCGGACGAATTGAACGGCGGCCGGATCGTCGTCTCGTCCATTTCCGCCTGCGAACTCGCCATGCTGGTCGCCAAAGACCGGTTAGCGCTTTCGATGGATGTCGAGGACTGGCTGTCGGTCGTGAGCCAGATCGAAGCCGTCCGCTTCATGGCGGTGGATAACGACATCGCCGTGAAGAGCATTGAACTGCCCGGTGAATTCCATAAAGATCCGGCCGATCGCATCATTGTGGCAACAGCCCGCAAGCTGGCCGTGCCGCTGGTGACCGCGGACGACAAGATCCGCAGCTATCCGCATGTGCGTACGCTTTGGTGA
- a CDS encoding zinc-dependent alcohol dehydrogenase family protein, with product MKAWLIDQTGPLDSSRTPLRLADLPVPVPGPGEILLRVSVCGVCHTEIDEIEGRAAPPCLPVVPGHQVVGRIAALGAGVTGFAVGDRVGVAWIFSACGECEYCRSGRENLCSGFRATGRDADGGYAEYMKAPAAFVFRIPEGFTDLEAAPLLCAGAIGYRSLNLAGLQNGQRLGLTGFGASAHLVLMMARHRFPDSEVYVFARNPEERAFARQLGAVWAGDTADISPAPLAAIIDTTPVWKPVVAALANLAPGGRLVVNAIRKEPGDRDCLAGLDYARHLWMEREIKSVANVARSDVAGFLALAAEIGIRPETEEYAFEDANRALLDLKQRRIRGAKVLRVA from the coding sequence ATGAAAGCCTGGTTGATCGACCAAACAGGGCCGCTGGATTCGTCGCGAACCCCGCTGCGGCTCGCCGACCTCCCGGTGCCGGTGCCCGGCCCTGGCGAAATCCTGCTGCGGGTTTCGGTCTGCGGCGTGTGCCACACCGAAATCGACGAGATCGAGGGCCGCGCCGCGCCGCCCTGCCTGCCGGTGGTGCCCGGGCACCAGGTCGTCGGCCGAATCGCGGCTCTCGGGGCGGGTGTGACGGGATTCGCCGTGGGCGATCGCGTCGGCGTGGCCTGGATATTTTCCGCCTGCGGCGAATGCGAGTACTGCCGGTCGGGACGGGAGAACCTCTGTTCCGGATTCCGCGCCACCGGGCGCGACGCCGACGGCGGCTATGCGGAGTACATGAAGGCGCCTGCGGCCTTCGTCTTCCGTATCCCGGAGGGGTTCACCGATCTTGAGGCCGCGCCGCTCCTGTGCGCCGGCGCCATCGGCTACCGTTCGCTCAACCTCGCGGGGCTCCAAAACGGCCAGCGGCTGGGGCTTACCGGGTTCGGGGCGTCCGCCCATCTGGTGCTGATGATGGCGCGGCACCGGTTCCCCGATTCGGAAGTCTACGTGTTCGCGCGCAATCCTGAGGAACGCGCCTTCGCGCGGCAACTGGGCGCGGTCTGGGCCGGCGATACCGCGGATATTTCTCCCGCGCCGCTGGCTGCCATCATCGACACCACGCCGGTCTGGAAGCCGGTGGTCGCGGCGCTCGCCAACCTCGCTCCCGGCGGCCGGCTGGTCGTCAATGCGATACGCAAGGAGCCCGGGGACCGTGACTGCCTGGCCGGTCTCGACTATGCCCGGCATTTGTGGATGGAGCGGGAAATCAAGTCGGTCGCCAACGTGGCGCGCAGCGACGTGGCCGGCTTTCTGGCGCTGGCGGCGGAAATCGGCATCCGTCCCGAGACGGAGGAGTACGCATTCGAGGACGCCAACCGGGCGCTGCTCGACCTCAAGCAGCGCCGGATTCGCGGGGCGAAGGTGTTGCGGGTGGCCTGA
- the pepN gene encoding aminopeptidase N, whose protein sequence is MRDATPKTIYLKDYQPPEYLVDAIDLFFELDPQSTRVTSRLKLRHNPAVEEWKPVLALDGEQLAFESAKLNGRMLTEGEYSVSDTGLVIHAVPDRPFELEIVNRINPEANTALEGLYLSNGMFCTQCEPHGFRRITYYIDRPDVMSLFTTTIVADQSRYPVLLSNGNRSARGELKNGRHWVKWEDPFKKPCYLFALVAGQLACLEDRFVTASGREVALQIYVEPHDLDKCDHAMQSLKHAMRWDEERFGREYDLDLYMIVAVSHFNMGAMENKGLNVFNTKFVLARPDTATDADYEHIEGVIGHEYFHNWTGNRITCRDWFQLSLKEGLTVFRDQEFSADRSSRAVKRIEDVNLLRTRQFAEDAGPLAHPVRPDSYIEINNFYTLTVYEKGGEVVRMLRTLVGPEGFRKGTDLYFERHDGQAVTCDDFVRCMEDANGIDLGQFRLWYAQAGTPELRLESEYDAGARTLRLSVRQSCPPTPGQPVKQPLHIPLAVGLLAEDGRELPLRLAGEAEAGPGTRVLHVREAEQVFEFVDVPERPVVSALRGFSAPVRLKMERGAEELAFLFAHDTDAFNRWDAGQTLATQVMLGLIERIQAGETPQSLDSNLIDAFRTLLARPAADLSYQALLLGLPSEDYVAALMSVADPEAIHRARQTVRKALAAALAEDFLRLYREHHAAETGGLDPAARNRRRIKNTCLGFIAELETAESYELCAAQFREARTMTDQIAALGAIVNSAHPEKADCLAEFYRRWREEALVIDKWFGLQASCHLPGTLESVKALTAHSDFDLRTPNRVRSLIGAFSQANPVNFHAADGSGYEFLGDQIVALNAINPQVAARMLGALTQWRRYDKGRQEAMCRQLQRIAGLEGVSKDVYEVAVKSLA, encoded by the coding sequence ATGCGTGACGCTACCCCGAAAACCATCTACCTCAAGGATTACCAGCCACCCGAATATCTGGTCGACGCCATCGACCTGTTCTTCGAGCTGGATCCCCAGTCCACCCGCGTCACTTCCCGGCTGAAGCTACGCCACAATCCGGCGGTGGAGGAATGGAAGCCCGTGCTCGCGCTCGACGGCGAGCAACTGGCATTCGAGTCCGCCAAGCTCAACGGACGGATGCTGACCGAGGGCGAGTACAGCGTCAGCGACACGGGGCTGGTGATCCATGCGGTGCCGGACCGTCCGTTCGAACTCGAGATCGTCAACCGGATCAACCCGGAAGCCAACACCGCGCTGGAAGGGCTGTACCTGTCCAACGGCATGTTCTGCACCCAGTGCGAACCGCACGGCTTCCGCCGCATCACCTATTACATCGACCGGCCCGACGTCATGTCGTTGTTCACCACGACGATCGTGGCGGACCAGAGCCGCTATCCGGTGCTGCTGTCGAACGGCAACCGGAGTGCGCGCGGCGAACTCAAGAACGGCCGGCACTGGGTCAAGTGGGAGGACCCCTTCAAGAAGCCCTGTTATCTCTTCGCCCTGGTGGCCGGGCAGTTGGCCTGCCTGGAAGACCGATTCGTCACCGCCTCGGGCCGCGAGGTGGCGCTGCAGATCTACGTGGAGCCGCACGACTTGGACAAGTGCGATCACGCCATGCAGTCGCTCAAGCACGCGATGCGCTGGGACGAGGAGCGCTTCGGCCGCGAGTACGACCTCGACCTGTACATGATCGTCGCCGTCAGCCACTTCAACATGGGGGCGATGGAGAACAAGGGGCTCAACGTCTTCAATACCAAGTTCGTGCTGGCGCGGCCCGATACCGCGACCGACGCCGATTACGAACACATCGAGGGCGTCATCGGCCACGAATATTTCCACAACTGGACCGGCAACCGCATCACCTGCCGCGACTGGTTCCAGCTCAGCCTGAAGGAAGGGCTGACCGTGTTCCGCGACCAGGAGTTCAGCGCCGACCGGAGCTCGCGGGCGGTCAAGCGTATCGAGGACGTGAACCTGCTGCGGACCCGCCAGTTCGCCGAGGACGCAGGTCCCCTGGCGCACCCGGTGCGGCCGGATTCCTACATCGAGATCAACAACTTCTACACCCTCACCGTGTACGAGAAGGGCGGGGAGGTGGTGCGGATGCTCCGGACCCTGGTCGGCCCCGAGGGCTTCCGCAAGGGTACGGACCTCTATTTCGAGCGCCACGATGGGCAAGCCGTGACCTGCGACGATTTCGTGCGCTGCATGGAGGACGCCAACGGCATCGATTTGGGCCAGTTCCGCTTGTGGTATGCCCAAGCTGGCACCCCGGAACTGCGGCTCGAATCCGAATACGACGCCGGGGCCCGGACCCTGCGCCTGTCGGTGCGCCAGTCCTGCCCGCCGACGCCGGGCCAGCCGGTCAAGCAGCCTCTGCACATCCCGTTGGCCGTTGGCCTGCTGGCGGAGGATGGGCGCGAATTGCCGCTGCGCTTGGCTGGCGAAGCCGAGGCCGGCCCGGGAACCCGGGTGCTGCACGTCCGGGAGGCCGAACAGGTGTTCGAATTCGTCGACGTGCCGGAACGGCCCGTAGTCTCCGCCTTGCGCGGCTTTTCCGCGCCGGTCCGATTGAAAATGGAACGCGGCGCCGAGGAATTGGCATTCCTGTTCGCCCACGACACCGACGCCTTCAACCGCTGGGACGCCGGCCAGACCTTGGCGACCCAGGTGATGCTCGGCCTCATCGAGCGCATCCAGGCGGGCGAAACTCCGCAAAGCCTCGACTCGAACCTGATCGATGCCTTCCGCACACTGCTGGCGCGACCGGCGGCGGACCTGTCCTATCAGGCGCTGCTGCTGGGCCTGCCTTCGGAAGATTACGTCGCCGCCTTGATGAGCGTGGCCGATCCGGAAGCCATCCACCGGGCGCGCCAGACGGTCCGCAAAGCCTTGGCCGCTGCCCTGGCCGAGGATTTTCTGAGGCTCTACCGGGAGCACCATGCGGCTGAAACGGGCGGTCTCGATCCGGCCGCGAGAAACCGGCGCCGGATCAAGAACACCTGCCTGGGATTCATCGCCGAACTGGAGACGGCCGAATCGTACGAGCTGTGCGCAGCCCAGTTCCGCGAAGCCCGCACCATGACCGACCAGATCGCGGCCCTGGGAGCGATCGTCAACAGCGCCCATCCGGAAAAGGCGGACTGCCTGGCCGAGTTCTACCGCCGCTGGCGTGAGGAGGCGCTGGTCATCGACAAATGGTTCGGCCTGCAGGCGAGCTGTCATCTGCCCGGCACCCTGGAGAGCGTCAAGGCGCTGACCGCGCATTCCGATTTCGACCTGCGCACCCCCAACCGCGTGCGTTCGCTGATCGGCGCGTTCTCGCAGGCCAACCCGGTCAATTTCCATGCGGCCGACGGCAGCGGCTACGAATTCCTAGGGGATCAGATCGTCGCCCTCAACGCCATCAATCCCCAGGTCGCCGCCCGCATGCTGGGCGCCTTGACCCAGTGGCGCCGCTACGACAAGGGGCGGCAGGAAGCCATGTGTCGCCAGTTGCAGCGCATCGCCGGGCTGGAAGGCGTGTCGAAGGATGTGTACGAGGTGGCGGTGAAGAGTCTGGCGTAG
- a CDS encoding ATP-binding protein, with protein MSLRFRLNLMIGLVMLAIIGMGTLFVVHNARRSVAEEVRSSVNLALQLIDAGLEQAVAAGRSPVDWIAQLARLDRTRHLSLSVHQGERTIIDLPSSLAPAEGEEAPRWFAWAVAPEPLVAEKHLHQIGNPMIQITIDANPADEIAEAWTEARGFLLLMLALAVTVYLVVHTTLGRAFKSVGVILEGLENLENGDYSRRLPEFYLPEFARISRTFNHTVCALEKTREENRALTQRSLAIQEEERRYLAQELHDELGQSLSAIKAIAASLRKPERDDKSTADAVGAIQSICDHLFAVLRTLMQRLRPLMLDELGLKASLEDMIENWRNRYPGIALDFRCDDGIDECVGDSRIHVFRIVQESLTNVVRHSGASNLGIHLNLIEAVDERPEALLLKVSDDGAGFDPAQAPAGLGLLGIRERVESLGGQFSLNTRPGAGVTLRIKIPCGDECS; from the coding sequence TTGAGCCTGCGGTTTCGCCTGAACCTCATGATCGGGCTGGTGATGCTGGCCATCATCGGCATGGGCACGCTGTTCGTGGTACACAACGCGCGCCGTTCGGTGGCGGAGGAAGTCCGCTCCTCGGTCAACCTGGCGTTGCAGCTGATCGACGCCGGCCTGGAGCAGGCGGTCGCCGCCGGCCGTTCGCCGGTGGATTGGATCGCCCAGCTCGCCCGGCTCGACCGTACCCGCCATTTGAGCCTCAGCGTCCATCAAGGCGAAAGGACTATCATCGACCTCCCCTCCTCCCTTGCACCGGCGGAGGGTGAAGAAGCGCCCCGCTGGTTCGCCTGGGCGGTGGCGCCGGAACCCCTGGTGGCGGAGAAACACCTGCACCAGATCGGCAACCCGATGATCCAGATCACCATCGACGCCAACCCGGCCGACGAGATCGCCGAAGCCTGGACCGAAGCGCGCGGCTTTCTGCTGCTGATGCTGGCGCTCGCCGTGACGGTGTACCTGGTCGTCCATACCACCCTGGGGCGTGCATTCAAATCCGTGGGCGTGATCCTCGAAGGGCTGGAGAATCTGGAAAACGGCGATTACAGCCGGCGCCTGCCGGAGTTCTACCTGCCCGAGTTCGCCCGCATTTCGCGGACCTTCAACCACACGGTCTGCGCGCTGGAGAAGACCCGCGAGGAAAACCGGGCGCTGACCCAGCGCTCGCTGGCGATCCAGGAAGAGGAACGGCGTTACCTCGCGCAGGAATTGCACGACGAATTGGGCCAGTCGCTGAGCGCGATCAAGGCGATCGCCGCGTCGCTCCGCAAGCCGGAGCGGGACGACAAATCGACCGCCGATGCCGTCGGCGCCATCCAGTCGATCTGCGACCATCTGTTCGCCGTGCTGCGCACCCTGATGCAGCGCCTGCGCCCCTTGATGCTGGACGAGCTGGGACTGAAAGCCTCGCTCGAAGACATGATCGAGAACTGGCGCAACCGCTATCCCGGCATCGCGCTGGACTTCCGTTGCGACGACGGTATCGACGAATGCGTCGGCGACTCCCGGATACATGTCTTCCGGATCGTGCAGGAAAGCCTGACCAACGTGGTGAGGCATTCCGGCGCGAGCAATCTCGGAATACACCTCAACCTGATCGAGGCGGTGGACGAACGGCCCGAAGCCCTCCTGCTCAAGGTCAGCGACGACGGAGCCGGCTTCGATCCCGCTCAAGCCCCGGCCGGCTTAGGGCTGCTCGGCATCCGCGAACGGGTGGAGAGCCTGGGGGGACAGTTCAGCCTCAACACCCGCCCCGGCGCCGGCGTCACCCTGCGCATCAAGATTCCCTGCGGAGACGAATGTTCATGA